GGATTTAACACATTACACACTCTGTAAGCCATTTACCTCAACTTCCAGTTCTGGCATTAAAACATACACAACACATTCAGGACATCTGTAGTTCAGGAGGTACTTTTGGTTGTTTGCTAATCAGAAACTCGGTTCATTCTTTTTCAAGATACTGAACCTCAGATTGTCCCCGATGCATGCTTTGGATGACTGCATGGTTGTTAGAAAGCCATGACAAAAGCAGCTCAGTGAGTAACCCAACCTGCAGTTTAGTTGCAACTGCCCTTCTTTGTTTTCAGTGTATGTCACAAGTTCTCTGTTTCAAATACTAATCAAACAATAGTAAAATAGGAGGCCTACATTTGTCAGAAGCTGCTGAAAGTTTTCTGCCAACTGGACAACAAGGCATCGGGCGATCAGGACTCAAACTGTGGCTCTCCACCTGTCTTCCATTTGTGAACACCAAAACAGTATTTGGATCAAATTGAGCATAAATTGCAGACAACATATGCATTTATATATGTGTCATATACACAGTAATACAGTGGAAAGCATAGCAAAGACTGCAGAAAATGGAAGTGCATGTATCACAGCACAGAACAATATGCTTACTTGCTTATTTATCTAGCACACAGCTGGCCCTCAAACTAGAGTAAGTGACTCTGTGCCGCTGCTTACGCATTGCTTTGTTGTGGTGACGCACAATAGACCCAGTAGACATGTTGAAGCACACACATACCTTTCGGTACTGCAGGTccgaaaatgaacatttttcatATTCCAAAACTCCCGAGGCAACATTGTGTATATTGCGCCCACCAGCAGCAACTGCGTCTTACACAACAGAATATCTTACAGAGTTgtgtagaaaaataaaatctgtgcaGTGCTGATGTTAATTTTCTGAGTGTACACGTTCTTGATCATTACTAAAGCGTAGGTTTTATAGGAAGCGTGATGCTGCAACAAATTATTTCTAACTTTTAcgataaaaatattttttaaaaatctggttGCAGCTACTCAAATGTGAACATTTGAAAGTTAAATGTTTGAGTTTGGACTCAATAATCTGCAATCATCCAGCACTGACATATCATTAATAGCACGGTGCAATAGAACTTCATGCTTGGTGATGTCGACCATGTGGATGAACCTGATATCCTGAATCATAAATGTCAGCTGCCCTTTGTACATTTTTTCTAATGTACTAATTCTGTCTGtctacaaaacagaaaacagaagaacatAATATAATGggaatttgagaacattttagcATTAGCACCTGTAGaaattaaatgttatatacctatgtggtatgtgacttttgttgccatgatgccaggtctctcttggaaatgagatttttaatctcaatgagattttttttacctggataaataaaggactaataaaaataataagaaatgATTAGGTACAGTTTGAAACATTTTCAGATGTATTCTGTACTCTATACCAAGCAGGTTTTCTTTATACTGTctaagtaaatgtaaatatataatgTATTTTTCATATTATCGCTTTCTTTACTtgatgtgtatgtgtatttttttagtGGAAATATAGGCAGTTATAGTTATATAGTTCATAATTTATTTAGCAACATTTCTCTTGGTGTTACATCTGTAATGTGATATTTGGGTCttttattcaaatatattgTCCTACATTGTGTAGGACTATATAGATGCCCTACCTATTACAAGAAATACAATTGTTTTGGTTGTTTGGCCAAATGAAACCTTAACTATGAAAAACCTTTAACAATCAAAAGGGGACATTAGTTGGACATAACTATTTGTGATCCCTCTTTTCAGTTCAAACAGAATATTTGAAATAGCCTGACCCAGTGTGGGAATATGACAGATAACTAGCTGGCTAGCTAACtaacaaactaactaaaaaaGAAGTCTTAAACTTAGCATCGTCTTAAGCAATTTTAGCTAAGGGTTTCAATTTTAAATGTaagttaatgtaaaaaaaaaaaatcaaattagcTAATAAAGGTAAACCAATCAATAAATAAGCAACACATAAGTTAATGCTTGAATATTCAGCACTGAGAATAATTTCAGCATGCGTCTAACAAGTTTACCATACATTCACATACCTGTCTGCCTGGTGGTAATACAGTACTACATTTCCCAAAAGTCTCTAACACGGCACATGACATTGTCACGTGACTTTGACAGGCGACCACGTGTTTCCCGCATGTTAGTTCCATATTGAAGGTGAATCGTCGGTGTACTGGCGGCAGTGTCGGCCTCCCCATACAAGTAAGAGAGCGTTACACAATATAGCTTAGCTACGTTAATAACGAGCAGGAGGCTTAACTGCTACGTTACGGCTTGAGTAGGTTTGGGCGAAACGCTTGTATGTTATTAGTTATGTCATCACTGTTAGCCACCGTGAGCTAACTTTGTTAGCTGACAGTAACATTACGCAACAAGGGTTAGATAAAGCTAGTAAACCACAACACTGAGGCAAACAGAGGGTttgtggggttttgttttgtttttgttgttgttgtttatttattttaaattattatgaGCAACTCTGAAGGCTCGGATGCTTCAGAGTCATGTGTTGTGTGTTGCATGTGGTGACTTTGCCGGTTGACCTAATCATAAGTACATAACTACCTTGTCATTGCATCAGTTCAGCGCCCTTCAGCAGCAGCATAAATGTAATGGTAGGACGTTTCATTAGTTGATTAGCAGTTTTATGAAACGTCATAATGAAGCGAcaccaaaaaatataaaatagtggCTTACTTTGGCGAATCCTcacacttttcttttatttaactgtATTTTGTATCATTATGAGCTTTTTGGTTGGACCGTGAGTGTTTAGAGTATTTTAGTGGCATTGCTTTCCTCATCCCGTGTTCTAGTCGTCAAATATCAATTTGTCCTTCGTTGAATATTAAAACAAAGCTAAAGCAATTCATGGGATCACAGTCGGTTCACACCTCTTTATTTGACACGTGAAGAAAAATTCCTGTTGCATATTCCAGCATCCCTGTGAAAAGTGTTTGTCAGCTGATAAAGACGTATGTAAATCTAAATGAAGCCTGAGTGAAAATACATGCATGTTACTCAGTGGTTAAAGTTTGCCAGTCCTCATCAGCTCATTTCCTTGTTTCAGTCAGAAGATGTCAGCCCTGTCTGCAGCCAGCGTCGGGACTGCAGCTGTGACTGAGAGCACAGAGCAGAAGAAGCCACTGAAGCCATGCTGCGCATgtccagaaacaaaaaaagtcagGGATGCTTGGTGAGGAGCTGGCCAGAGAAATTGAAATGGTCTTCTCGTTTTAAGTGAGAATGTTTATTCATCCATCATGTTTGTTTCCACCAGCATCATTGAAAAGGGAGAGGAAAACTGCAGGGACCTTATTGAGGCACACAAAGACTGCATGAGGGCACTTGGATTCAAGGTCTAACTAGTTCTTCTGTGCGTGCTTGTGTGGTAAGTATTGAATAAAACCACTTCAAACAGTCCCAGTGTTTTAATTTTTCTAGAGAACTAGAGTCATTTGTAGCGATTAAATACCACACTAGAACATGTTGCTGTGAGCTTTAATATAAATATAGAATTGCAAGAACTTTGAGTGACACACATTTATCAATATTATTATTCATACTGTTGAAATGAATCTTGCATGTGATGGGTGCACACTGAGTTTCCATGCCACTAGTTGAATGTGCTTTGACAGCCTCAATATATGTTTGAATAGAGTCAGTGTGGCGTGAAAGTGGGCACCTGACCTTTCTGTGAACCATGAAAAAGCCGGACCTTACTGTGGTATCAGCGTTACTTGTTTATACTGGGTTTAACGGCTTTCCCCTTTTGCCAGGGCAGCACTTTTTAGGGCAGctcaatttaaataaaatatcttcCAGATTTTCACTTGCATACAGCGTCAGGTGTGATGTAGTAGTCATGTGAATTGCTGATTGTGTGCATTTTGGTCTCTTGCAgtgtgctgctgtgtgtggAAGGTGACCCTGGGTATTTGTTTCTTCACTCCCCCCTGCACTTCTTATTTATACCTTTTGTTGGATTAACTGTGCGAAAACTATTTTTTCAAGTCTGCAAAATCTGAGAAATTCTGATGTGACATTGAATAAAAATCCTATGCAATAAACTTGTTgtgaaggttttttttattagtcgTGCACTCATCTTAAGGTTTGCATTGAAGATCAGTTCTGCCAAGGGAAACGGTTGCTTGCCACAGTTGCTGTTCCTGGTATGCACTTACAGTTAAAAATAACTCTTGCCCCTGCAAAGTCAATACTTTGCATATCTGCATTctttttccacagtgtgtcaCTGTCACTGAAGTGTGCTTGGCTGTGGACATCATTTTCACACTTTGAAAAAACACTTGAAAGGAATGCGATAGTGTATTGGAAAACACTCCTAATTCACTTCATATTATGCCCACACTGAAGggaatatatacatacatattatatgTATACCATTACATATATAGGACcactttaaacatagtaaatgtCCCTCAGTAGTCATGTAGGAAGTGTTTCTCACATCTCTGTAGGCTGACAAGTGTAAAGTAAAATTATTAATATAAAAGATTCAATACTGTACACAGGCTGTATAAACAATCTTTCCAGTTAACATAAGTTATGTTACAATTTACATTTTCtaatttaatgtgttttataATTTTGCAGTTTGAAACTattatgttatatatatatatgttgccAGTCAGCAGTTTAAAAGTCACCACAAATCATGTCAGATTCTTAATTCAGTGCATGCTTATACTAACTTAAAATGAGAGATTATCTGTTCACTTAGCTAACATTCATAATTTTATGTCTGCAACAAATTAGAGAAATCTTACACAGAAGGGTGCTCATAGAGAATGCTAAAACCAAAGCTCTTTTtctcaaattaaaaatgaagcaaTTGAGAAATTCGCCTACATTTATTGCTTTCTTCTTTTGCACGTGATCCACCTCTCCGACAAATTGCACTGAAAACACACTCTCCACCCTGACGGGAGGAAAAAGCACGTCTGGCTGTAACTTTTATTGCACTGAATTTAAAGTCCTTTTTTTGATTACATTATCTCTGATCATTTAGTACTGCAAACAGTGTGTCTCCTTATTGCCAATATTGATGTTTGGCTGATATATTGGTTCATCACTCACCGTACCCTAAAGGAAATCATAGACATAAGAAGCCCAACTAGCTTTCATCTGCTTTTATTCACTAGGATTCAGATTGCTGTCCTCCTGTTAACCAGAGACAACTGGCAGGGCAACAGCGACACAAACAGCCAAacggagagaaagaaaaatcagtCAAAAACTGGAAGCACTGTTGCTGAATATATGGAGTTTTGTATTCTTGTACCTTGAAAATCAACACTTCTTAATATTAATTTCCATtgcaaagttttaattttaaaatagtATTCATTCTTATTTTCACTGAGCAATATTCATATAGACTGATATTTAGTCCCTGTGAGCTGTCCACACACTGAGAGCCGGATATGTGAGGCGATGTTGGTGTGTGTTTATACCTGAAATCTGACCTGAGCTGCCATCCTACTTATTGCAGTGCCTCTAAATATGCACCAGCAGAGCCACACTTCCTGCGAGCAAACTGGACTCAGTGAAGCCTGTGTGAAACTCTGAACCCCCCTGGAGGAACTTCTTTGTCAGATAAAAAAAAGTGGGTGACACTTTGTGAGTCTCTCTGAGATACTACTTGTTATAGTCCCTcttctccctcctgtttcctgcctccctctcccctctctgtctctctttctgttaTGTTAAGTAGCAGGCCTGCTTTCTGTCTGCCACTCTGTCCTCCTTGGGTTTCAATTCCAAACATGGTTATCCTTCTAGGGCCCTATCGACTCCCCCCCTCGCCTCCCTTATCCCTTTCTCTTCCAGCTGGTGGCTCTACGGTGCAGGCCAGAGGGTgagaaaaagagacagaaaagcaCAGCAAGAAAGACTACGGGAAAACTTGGAAGGGAAAGACGGGAGAAGCCAGAGGAGAGAGGAAGGGACGCATGATGAGAGGAGAAGAAACAGAGGAAACCCATTCCAGCTGTGTTTCTGCAACAAATAGAGTCGTGATAATATCTTCATGGTGAAGAATTTTCTGCCGCTGCACGCCAAGGGAACAAGCAATTACCTCTGACATTTTTGGTCAGTATCaggctgtttatttttaatcaagCTGTAATCCAAACAGATGATCTAGTAATAGGACAGAAACAGCACTTAGTTTGAGTGGAAAACAAGTCTTATTGGTCCCTTcttaaaaaaacccccccacaaaacaaacaaactttgcTTTGTGCACCAAGAACCTTTCCAGAACTTATTCGAAAAGATTTAAACATGAGTGCAGACAACTCTAGCCTGCTGGACAGCCTGCTCTTTCCCCCTCTCTGCGATGGCTGGAGCAACAACACAGAGGGAGCCATCTACCAGTTGGGTAACACCATCCTGTTTCTGGGCTACATGGGAGGAAGCGGGGCCTACGGGTGCCTCTTCATCTTCGGCTTCCTTTGTCCCGGTTTCCTGTGTCTTCTTCTGTGGGGATTGCTTACAGTGTGCGGCCTGGATGTCTTCACCTGGAACCTGCTTCTACTGCTGGTCTGCTTGCTTCAGCTCTGTCACCTCCTTTACCGGCTGCACCAGGAGGGCATACGAGGTGAGGAGCTGGCCTCCCTCTACCAGGCGGTCTACCTGCCCCTGGGCGTGCCTGTCCAGGTGTTCAAGGAGATTGCAAAGGCTTTTGAGAACAAGGTGCTGGAGCTGAAAGCAGGAGAGACTTATGCTGTGGAGGGAAAGACCCCCATTGACCGGCTCTCCTTTCTGCTTTCTGGAAGGTGAGTGAGTGggcaatgtgtttgtgtgtctgtgtgcacagACGATTACACTTTGACACACATCTCCAAGATGGCACGCACCTAAAGTGTGGCCGTAAAACACATGTAGCACTACATTTTATTATATCGTCTTGTGATGCACCACTTTAAGTTGCCAAGATCCCTGCTTTATGACTCCTGGTGGAGGCGTTTTACAGAAAAATCAGGCTAATGAAGTGGCAATCAGCAGGAAAAAGCTAATCCGAGAGCTAATAAAAAGAACTGACACAGTAATattcatacataaaaatacaaacacaaccTATCTCAAAATGTTGTGAATACACACATAGCTactgcttttacttttttttggtGGTATTCATATCTTCGATTTTGCTAGCTGTAGTAGTGTTGTAGAGTGATTGTTATCACGGATTGTATCTTACTGTATCGCATCGAGGGTTCTGTGAATCCCCAAACACCTGcatgataaaagaaaaatacttgTAGGTaaagctctttttaaaagtagaaataaGCTGCAAACACCAAATCTGTATCACCTTTGAGGGTGATGCAGGGAACATGTTGGAGACTGTGAGTCTTACCAAAACTGCCATAGCTGTGTGCAATGAACTTGCAGTCTCATTGTCTTTGAAACGGTTTCTCTAAAGATGGTGGCCACCTGCATTTAGCTGAAACCAGTTGCAAATCAAGCAATATACCAATAAAATGGCAATTGGGCAGTCGTTCTGTGATAATATGGCGATTAAATATGAAGAATCAGCAAAAATCCCAAAATGATACAGGGTCTCAGTGGTCTTTTTGCAATATATTGGAACATAATTGCAATATAACCAGTTGGCAACCAGTTGATTCAGCCTTTCTACAGTATTTAAAACATTACTGGTGCAAGCTGACTCAGACTAATTGCAAACTGTTGGCAGtttgtctgcatttataaattagaaGGCAACGATTTGCAAACCTTCTCTAATGAATCTGAGTGACTGCAGTCAGTCAGAGCTGGACTGTAGCTGTGTTGAGACAGGTTGCCTTCCACCAGGTGACCTGTCCATTCACCTTGCAATCAAAAGTGGTTGACCATTTGGTCTGTGCAACTACTTGCAATCAG
This window of the Maylandia zebra isolate NMK-2024a linkage group LG16, Mzebra_GT3a, whole genome shotgun sequence genome carries:
- the cox17 gene encoding cytochrome c oxidase copper chaperone is translated as MSALSAASVGTAAVTESTEQKKPLKPCCACPETKKVRDACIIEKGEENCRDLIEAHKDCMRALGFKV